From one Halosimplex rubrum genomic stretch:
- a CDS encoding aminotransferase class V-fold PLP-dependent enzyme encodes MSSDGVYAELGVPTVVNAAGTKTRIGGSRIRPEAREAMDRAAESFVRLSDLQAAASDRIAEVTGAEAGYVTNGAAGALLLAAAASIAGTEPGTMARLPDTDGVADEIVMPRTHRTGYDHALRTAGATIVDVGTNDATLGTGARNVEPWEYADAIGEDTAAVAHVYKSYEGPPLAEVCDVAHEHDVPVIVDAAAELPPAANLSWFTDQGADLVAFSGGKGIRGPQTTGILAGRADLVESVAAQHLDTHATASVWDPPERLLDTERFDGVPRQGVGRPLKVGKEELVGLLAALDAFLAEDHEAIAREWRERAERIAGDIGGVDGLSTTIEDGAKSVAPTVAVAVDPEGAGTSAADLVLALRREDPRVFVGADGVDRGTFTVSPMCLTDDEADHVVARIRANLGDESGD; translated from the coding sequence ATGTCATCGGACGGCGTCTACGCGGAACTGGGCGTCCCGACGGTCGTCAACGCCGCGGGGACGAAGACGCGCATCGGCGGCAGCCGCATCCGTCCCGAAGCGCGCGAGGCGATGGACCGAGCCGCCGAGTCGTTCGTCCGGCTCTCGGACCTCCAGGCCGCTGCGAGCGACCGTATCGCCGAGGTCACGGGCGCCGAGGCCGGCTACGTCACCAACGGCGCGGCGGGCGCGCTGCTGCTGGCCGCGGCCGCCAGTATCGCCGGCACGGAGCCCGGAACGATGGCCCGTCTCCCCGACACCGACGGCGTCGCCGACGAGATCGTGATGCCTCGCACCCACCGCACCGGCTACGATCACGCGCTCCGGACGGCGGGCGCGACGATCGTCGACGTGGGGACCAACGACGCGACCCTCGGCACCGGCGCCCGCAACGTCGAGCCCTGGGAGTACGCCGACGCTATCGGCGAGGACACCGCCGCCGTCGCCCACGTCTACAAGTCCTACGAGGGGCCGCCGCTCGCCGAGGTCTGCGATGTCGCACACGAACACGATGTGCCCGTGATCGTCGACGCCGCGGCCGAACTTCCGCCTGCCGCCAACCTCTCGTGGTTCACCGATCAGGGCGCCGATCTGGTCGCCTTCAGCGGCGGCAAGGGGATCCGGGGCCCCCAGACGACGGGTATCCTCGCCGGCCGCGCGGACCTGGTCGAGTCGGTCGCCGCTCAGCACCTCGACACCCACGCCACCGCGTCGGTCTGGGACCCGCCCGAGCGCCTGCTCGATACGGAGCGGTTCGACGGCGTCCCCCGGCAGGGCGTCGGCCGCCCGCTCAAGGTCGGCAAGGAGGAACTCGTCGGCCTGCTGGCCGCGCTGGACGCCTTCCTGGCGGAGGACCACGAGGCGATCGCTCGGGAGTGGCGCGAGCGCGCCGAGCGGATCGCCGGAGACATCGGCGGCGTCGACGGCCTCTCGACGACGATCGAGGACGGCGCGAAGTCCGTCGCGCCGACGGTCGCCGTCGCCGTGGACCCCGAGGGAGCGGGCACCTCGGCGGCCGACCTCGTCTTGGCACTCAGACGGGAGGACCCTCGGGTGTTCGTGGGCGCCGACGGGGTCGATCGAGGGACCTTCACTGTGAGTCCGATGTGTCTCACCGACGACGAGGCCGACCACGTCGTCGCGCGGATCCGGGCGAACCTGGGCGACGAGTCCGGGGACTGA
- a CDS encoding alpha-amylase family protein: MEYGTSYFGVRNRDHAVRDLDRFADEGLNAVLHTYSERDRMYYEETMADIVAASADRGFRTYVNPWSVGRVFGGEALSEFVGRNPDACQVTSDGERIAAACFNHPDFREYMREWTRSAAGLGADVLFWDEPHWFIPEWFDREFPDGAWGCRCERCRAAFEAEYGREMPSEETDDVRAFKADSLLDFLREMMAITAEAGAENAVCLLPSEDAEHGLTDWETLAVCDDLDVLATDPYWGVFEGADSPASFVGYFAEKVVDLAGRHGLRSQIWIQGFRLGPDADEAVRTATRTAVDRGVDSVFTWGYDGCASISSIACAEPERVWRAYLDEVQAARERGD; encoded by the coding sequence ATGGAATACGGAACGAGCTACTTCGGTGTGCGGAACCGGGACCACGCGGTGCGGGACCTCGACCGCTTCGCGGACGAGGGACTGAACGCCGTGTTGCACACCTACAGCGAGCGCGACCGCATGTACTACGAGGAGACGATGGCCGACATCGTCGCCGCCAGCGCGGACCGGGGCTTCCGGACCTACGTCAACCCCTGGAGCGTCGGCCGCGTCTTCGGCGGCGAGGCGCTCTCGGAGTTCGTCGGGCGGAACCCCGACGCCTGCCAGGTCACGAGCGACGGCGAGCGGATCGCCGCGGCGTGTTTCAACCACCCCGATTTCCGGGAGTACATGCGCGAGTGGACGCGCTCGGCGGCGGGGCTCGGCGCGGACGTGCTGTTCTGGGACGAGCCACACTGGTTCATCCCCGAGTGGTTCGACCGCGAATTCCCGGACGGCGCGTGGGGCTGTCGCTGCGAGCGCTGTCGCGCGGCGTTCGAGGCCGAATACGGCCGCGAGATGCCCTCCGAGGAGACCGACGACGTGCGGGCGTTCAAGGCCGACTCGCTCCTGGACTTTCTCCGTGAGATGATGGCGATCACCGCCGAGGCTGGCGCGGAGAACGCCGTCTGTCTCCTCCCGAGCGAGGACGCGGAACACGGCCTGACCGACTGGGAGACCCTGGCCGTCTGCGACGACCTCGACGTGCTCGCCACCGACCCCTACTGGGGCGTCTTCGAGGGCGCCGACTCGCCGGCGTCGTTCGTCGGCTACTTCGCCGAGAAGGTGGTCGACCTCGCCGGCCGCCACGGGCTGCGGAGCCAGATCTGGATCCAGGGGTTCCGCCTGGGGCCGGACGCGGACGAGGCGGTCCGGACGGCGACGCGGACAGCCGTCGACCGCGGCGTCGACAGCGTGTTCACGTGGGGATACGACGGCTGCGCGTCCATCTCCAGTATCGCCTGCGCGGAGCCCGAACGGGTGTGGCGAGCGTACCTCGACGAGGTCCAGGCTGCCAGGGAACGCGGCGACTGA
- a CDS encoding PIG-L deacetylase family protein, producing the protein MTDPSLLVVGAHPDDCAIKAGGIAAEYVDAGRDVTFLSVTDGSAGHHEDDRETVAARRKRETEAVAETLGIDYEVFDIPDGELEPSLEHRHRLTRFVREVEPDLVLGPRPNDYHPDHRYTAELLRDTAYMLIVPNVCPDTPPLDDDPVFGYVADGFGKPAPFEPDVVLDVSDAAERKFDALDCHESQMYEWLPYTFGALDEVPDGDDERREWLATAGIDHFSANTEVNVADRFRTELRERYGDDRGAAVDHAEAVEISEYGAPLTDDRREELFFF; encoded by the coding sequence GTGACCGACCCCAGCCTCCTCGTCGTCGGCGCCCACCCGGACGACTGCGCGATCAAGGCCGGCGGCATCGCCGCGGAGTACGTCGACGCCGGCCGCGACGTGACCTTCCTCTCGGTGACCGACGGGAGCGCGGGCCACCACGAGGACGACCGCGAGACCGTCGCCGCCCGCCGCAAGCGCGAGACCGAGGCCGTCGCCGAGACGCTCGGGATCGACTACGAGGTGTTCGACATCCCCGACGGCGAACTCGAACCGTCGCTCGAACACCGCCACCGGCTGACCCGGTTCGTCCGCGAGGTCGAACCCGACCTCGTCCTGGGCCCGCGACCGAACGACTACCACCCCGACCACCGCTACACCGCCGAACTACTGCGAGACACCGCATACATGCTGATCGTCCCGAACGTCTGTCCCGACACGCCGCCGCTGGACGACGACCCCGTCTTCGGCTACGTCGCCGACGGCTTCGGCAAGCCCGCGCCGTTCGAGCCCGACGTCGTGTTGGACGTATCCGACGCCGCCGAGCGGAAATTCGACGCGCTGGACTGCCACGAGTCGCAGATGTACGAGTGGCTCCCCTACACCTTCGGCGCCCTCGACGAGGTGCCCGACGGCGACGACGAACGCCGCGAGTGGCTCGCGACGGCGGGGATCGACCACTTCTCGGCGAACACCGAGGTGAACGTCGCCGACCGCTTCCGGACCGAACTGAGAGAGCGCTACGGCGACGACCGCGGTGCGGCCGTCGACCACGCCGAGGCGGTCGAAATCTCGGAGTACGGCGCGCCGCTGACCGACGACCGGCGCGAGGAACTGTTCTTCTTCTGA
- a CDS encoding LURP-one-related/scramblase family protein: protein MAGSYDITGIELGDDSYTVEQSLIRNKYKAMDAAGNVVLRGKQKMLKMKEEFPFTDGNDNEVFTVKAGGIIDVAGNYVLSDAQTGEDLVVLDNDYSLLQDTWKIRDARDESKLAEINSRGALVTMARNLVPFGGWIPHKYEITDLDGNHVGSIDGQFSLKDRYEITIDDASSVPKEPIVAAAMVIDAIQGN from the coding sequence ATGGCTGGGAGTTACGATATCACGGGGATCGAGCTGGGAGACGACAGCTACACCGTCGAACAGTCGCTGATACGGAACAAGTACAAGGCGATGGACGCGGCGGGCAACGTCGTCCTCCGGGGCAAACAGAAGATGCTGAAGATGAAAGAGGAGTTCCCGTTCACGGACGGGAACGACAACGAGGTGTTCACCGTCAAGGCCGGCGGCATCATCGACGTGGCCGGCAACTACGTCCTCTCGGACGCCCAGACGGGCGAGGACCTGGTCGTCCTCGACAACGACTACTCGCTGCTGCAGGACACCTGGAAGATCCGCGACGCCCGCGACGAGTCGAAACTCGCGGAGATCAACTCCCGCGGCGCGCTGGTGACGATGGCACGGAACCTCGTCCCCTTCGGCGGCTGGATCCCCCACAAGTACGAGATCACCGACCTCGACGGCAACCACGTCGGCTCAATCGACGGGCAGTTCTCGCTGAAGGACCGCTACGAGATCACCATCGACGACGCCAGCAGCGTCCCGAAAGAGCCCATCGTCGCCGCCGCGATGGTCATCGACGCGATCCAGGGGAACTGA
- a CDS encoding MFS transporter — translation MATESPSVRSTVRQFVSLERDVLVLSLAMFAFSLGFQMTGRYLSEYLVVLGASPFVVGLYGSFGNVISAVYPYAGGVFSDRVGSRYALTLFGLLSTLGFLFWLVAPLVGPIDLGAVVLEPWLWIFVGLVLAQAWKSFGLGATFAIVKQSVPDDRLARGFASTETFRRTAFLVGPLLAAGLLFLVGGGSESSILPGFLYVLGVAVVFGVVATAIQHVSYEADADSFGTEFEGLSQIRSDLAELPDPLRPLLVADTLVRFANGMVYGFFILVITRIWELDATVAGFYLSPAVFFGVLLGVEMVVALVSMAPAALAAERVGLKPVVALGFAVYAVFPALLIFAPADPLVVTVLFAFSGLRFAGLPSHKALIVGPAERDAGGRVTGAYYLLRNAIVIPSAALGGYLYDSAWTVDLPAGPLATLTAGPELAFSVATVVGIAGVAYFLVFGEEFAAYA, via the coding sequence ATGGCAACGGAGTCGCCGAGCGTCCGGTCGACGGTGCGGCAGTTCGTCTCGCTGGAGCGGGACGTGCTCGTCCTCTCGCTGGCGATGTTCGCCTTCAGCCTCGGCTTCCAGATGACCGGCCGCTACCTCTCGGAGTACCTGGTCGTCCTCGGCGCCTCCCCCTTCGTCGTCGGGCTCTACGGCTCGTTCGGTAACGTCATCAGCGCGGTCTACCCCTACGCCGGCGGCGTCTTCTCCGACCGCGTCGGGTCGCGCTACGCCCTGACGCTGTTCGGCCTGCTCTCGACGCTGGGGTTCCTGTTCTGGCTGGTCGCGCCGCTCGTCGGTCCCATCGACCTCGGCGCGGTCGTCCTCGAACCCTGGCTCTGGATCTTCGTCGGCCTCGTGCTCGCCCAGGCCTGGAAGTCGTTCGGGCTGGGCGCGACGTTCGCTATCGTCAAACAGAGCGTGCCCGACGACCGGCTGGCCCGCGGGTTCGCCAGCACGGAGACGTTCCGCCGGACGGCTTTCCTGGTCGGTCCGCTGCTGGCCGCCGGCCTCCTCTTTCTCGTCGGCGGGGGGAGCGAGTCGAGCATCCTCCCCGGTTTCCTGTACGTCCTCGGCGTCGCGGTCGTCTTCGGCGTCGTCGCCACGGCGATCCAGCACGTCAGCTACGAGGCCGACGCCGACTCGTTCGGCACGGAGTTCGAAGGCCTCTCCCAGATCCGGAGCGACCTCGCCGAGTTGCCCGACCCGCTCCGGCCGCTGCTGGTCGCCGACACGCTGGTGCGGTTCGCCAACGGCATGGTGTACGGCTTCTTCATCCTCGTGATCACCCGCATCTGGGAACTCGACGCGACCGTCGCCGGCTTCTATCTCAGTCCGGCCGTGTTCTTCGGCGTCCTGCTGGGCGTCGAGATGGTCGTCGCGCTCGTCTCGATGGCACCGGCGGCGCTCGCCGCCGAGCGCGTCGGCCTCAAGCCCGTCGTCGCGCTCGGGTTCGCCGTCTACGCCGTCTTCCCGGCCCTGCTCATCTTCGCCCCGGCCGACCCGCTGGTCGTCACCGTCCTGTTCGCCTTTTCGGGACTGCGGTTCGCCGGGCTCCCCTCGCACAAGGCGCTCATCGTCGGGCCCGCCGAGCGCGACGCCGGCGGCCGCGTGACCGGGGCGTACTACCTCCTCCGGAACGCCATCGTGATCCCCAGCGCCGCCCTGGGGGGGTATCTCTACGACAGCGCCTGGACGGTCGACCTGCCCGCAGGTCCGCTGGCGACGCTGACCGCCGGTCCGGAACTGGCCTTCTCCGTCGCGACCGTCGTGGGCATCGCCGGGGTCGCGTACTTCCTCGTCTTCGGCGAGGAGTTCGCCGCCTACGCCTGA
- a CDS encoding PGF-CTERM sorting domain-containing protein: MSRGRTKVVTIAFAVFVASASFVGGVGAQSSDSVTLTVTVVDEGGNPLSDAELIATWDDGGPVNRTTAGNGKAFVDVDEGADVTIRVDHPHYVRNQPYVVENASEGDVTIEVAQAGRATVTVEGASGPVGNAIVRMFHDGQPVLNERTAADGRLTTPEIEQGNYTLVTFKEGYLRNRTTLTVDGEVSERMGIRQESVLVTFAVSDDHFDPPRAVTNANVTVPGVADVTTQGTGTVSVSVPVNGAYEVTVTKPGYDSVTERLRVRESETTLNATIQRTSAISLRADNDRVVVGESVRVTVTDEYGNPVPNASVDRAGTTVGETDGDGVISVPVESPGNVTIAAEADGREATVTVEGVGSGGAATATATGTATASPTVTGTPAETAGGLGPGFGVAGALVALLVGALAARRRGE, translated from the coding sequence ATGTCACGGGGACGCACGAAGGTAGTTACGATCGCGTTCGCGGTGTTCGTCGCCAGCGCGTCGTTCGTCGGGGGAGTCGGCGCGCAGTCGTCGGACAGCGTCACACTCACCGTCACCGTCGTCGACGAGGGGGGGAACCCGCTGAGCGACGCGGAGCTGATTGCCACGTGGGACGACGGGGGGCCGGTCAACCGCACTACCGCCGGCAACGGCAAGGCGTTCGTCGACGTGGACGAGGGCGCCGACGTGACCATCCGGGTCGACCACCCGCACTACGTCCGAAACCAGCCCTACGTCGTCGAGAACGCCAGCGAGGGCGACGTGACGATCGAAGTCGCCCAGGCCGGCCGGGCGACGGTCACCGTCGAGGGGGCGAGCGGTCCGGTCGGGAACGCCATCGTCCGCATGTTCCACGACGGCCAGCCGGTCCTCAACGAGCGGACGGCCGCGGACGGCCGGCTCACGACGCCCGAGATCGAGCAGGGCAACTACACGCTCGTCACGTTCAAGGAGGGGTACCTGCGCAACCGGACGACGCTGACCGTCGACGGGGAGGTCAGCGAACGGATGGGGATCCGCCAGGAGTCGGTGCTGGTCACGTTCGCGGTCAGCGACGACCACTTCGACCCGCCGCGGGCGGTGACGAACGCGAACGTCACCGTCCCGGGCGTCGCCGACGTGACCACCCAGGGGACCGGAACCGTCAGCGTGAGCGTCCCCGTCAACGGCGCCTACGAGGTCACGGTCACCAAGCCCGGGTACGACTCGGTCACCGAGCGGCTCCGCGTCCGCGAGTCCGAGACCACGCTGAACGCGACCATCCAGCGGACCTCCGCTATCAGCCTCCGCGCCGACAACGATCGGGTCGTCGTCGGCGAGTCGGTCCGGGTGACCGTCACCGACGAGTACGGCAACCCCGTCCCCAACGCATCGGTGGACCGAGCGGGCACGACCGTCGGCGAGACCGACGGCGACGGCGTCATCAGCGTCCCGGTCGAGAGCCCCGGGAACGTCACGATCGCGGCCGAAGCCGACGGCCGCGAAGCGACGGTCACCGTCGAGGGCGTCGGGTCGGGCGGCGCGGCGACCGCGACCGCGACGGGAACGGCGACCGCCTCGCCCACGGTCACTGGAACGCCGGCCGAAACCGCCGGCGGACTGGGGCCGGGCTTCGGCGTCGCGGGCGCGCTCGTCGCGCTCCTCGTCGGCGCTCTGGCCGCACGGCGCCGCGGCGAGTGA
- a CDS encoding sugar kinase codes for MTELVTFGETSLRLSPVGEERLETAEDVRMRVSGTESNVAVAASAMGTDATWLSKLPDSPLGRRVERTLHAHGVDTEIAWAEAGRQGLQFAEQGPTPRTDRLLQDRDRAAAASVTPGELPMDRIQRADATFVAGSTLSLSGDIVETAEAVLRAAGNGLVAMDLDFQPGLWSVEAARETMDGVFDAVDVLIANEDQARTIFDRTDEPRKFAHAIASKRSFDTVVITRSERGALVCSDGVIHEQDGIEVDAVDPTGQHEAFTGAFLERVLSGAGASEALTYGVASATLARTIPGAMTTASREEVESLAEDLDGGR; via the coding sequence ATGACAGAGCTGGTTACGTTCGGTGAGACCTCGTTGCGGCTGTCGCCGGTCGGCGAGGAGCGACTCGAGACGGCCGAGGACGTGCGGATGCGGGTATCGGGCACGGAGAGCAACGTCGCGGTGGCGGCGAGCGCGATGGGGACCGACGCGACGTGGCTGTCGAAACTGCCGGACTCGCCGCTGGGTCGGCGGGTCGAGCGGACGCTGCACGCCCACGGCGTCGACACGGAGATCGCGTGGGCCGAGGCGGGCCGGCAGGGACTCCAGTTCGCCGAACAGGGGCCGACCCCGCGGACGGACCGGCTGTTGCAGGACCGCGACCGGGCCGCCGCGGCCTCGGTGACGCCCGGCGAGTTGCCGATGGACCGGATCCAGCGGGCCGACGCCACCTTCGTCGCCGGGAGCACGCTCTCGCTATCGGGCGATATCGTCGAGACCGCCGAGGCGGTCCTCCGGGCGGCGGGCAACGGCCTCGTCGCGATGGATCTCGACTTCCAGCCCGGTCTCTGGTCGGTCGAGGCGGCCCGCGAGACGATGGACGGGGTGTTCGACGCCGTCGACGTGCTGATCGCCAACGAAGACCAGGCCCGGACGATATTCGACCGGACCGACGAACCCCGGAAGTTCGCCCACGCCATCGCCTCCAAGCGGTCGTTCGACACGGTCGTGATCACGCGGAGCGAACGCGGGGCGCTGGTCTGCAGCGACGGCGTGATCCACGAGCAGGACGGCATCGAGGTCGACGCGGTCGACCCGACGGGCCAGCACGAGGCCTTCACCGGCGCCTTCCTCGAACGGGTGCTCTCGGGTGCGGGCGCGAGCGAGGCGCTCACCTACGGCGTGGCGAGCGCGACGCTGGCGCGGACGATCCCCGGCGCGATGACGACCGCGAGCCGCGAAGAGGTCGAGTCGCTGGCCGAGGACCTCGACGGCGGTCGCTGA